Within the Nitrosarchaeum sp. genome, the region ATGCTAAATTGCTATCCAGAACAGATTATTTGGAAAGATGAGAAATTTTTAAAAGTTTTAAAAGAATTATAATCTAATTCAGATTTTGTAGTATTTCTTTGGCTTTATCAATCGAGATTTGTTTTTGTTCAATCATTTTCTGAACAATTTTATCAATTTGTTCTGGTTTTGCACCCGCAGCTGCTGCCAAGTTTCTAGCATGTAATCTCATGTGACCCTTTTGGATTCCTTCTGCAGATAGAGCTCTAATTGCACTATAATTTTGGGCAAGACCTGTTGCAGCCATTATACATGCAAGCTCCTGTGCTGATTTAACTTTAAGAATTTTCATACAAATTTTTGCAATTGGATGAACATTTGCAATTCCACCAACAGTTCCAACGGATAACGGAAGTTCTAATGAACCAATCAGATTTCCATCACTATCTTTAGTCCAATTACTAAGAGATCGGTATGAGCCTGATCGTGAAGCATATGCATTTGCAGCTGCCTCAATTGCTCTGCTATCTTGACCAGTTGCATTTGCAACAGCAATGATGCCATTCATTATTCCTTTATTATGAGTTACAGCTCGATAAACATCATTATTGGCAAACTGATATGCTAATACAATATCATCAACTACACCTTCTCCTCCAATTTCATTTTTATCAAAAACTGCTGTAGCCTTTGCAATTCTACGAGTAGAATAATTTGATAATATACGAAGAAGTGTTCTACCACCAGTTATTTTTTCTAATAATGGTGAAACAGCTTCGCACATTGTATTTGTAACATTGGCACCCATTGCATCACCTACATCAATTAACAACTCAACAATCAACATTTTTCCAAAATCAGTGTCAATTGTTTTACAAGATACTTTCTTTGCACCTTTATTCATTTTAGATAGTGTGTTACTCTTTGAATTTGCAAGAGTGGTAATCTCTTGGGTAGTCTCTTGTATTTTTTTAATTGCTAAGTCAATATCAACATCTAATATTTGGATTTGGCCTATACTGTAAGACTCTTCAGATGTTGCCTTGAATCCACCCTTTATTCTTGCAATTTTGGCACCTTTTGAAGCAGCAGCAATAACAGATGGCTCTTCAATAACCATCGGAACAAGATAGTCTTTTCCATTAATTTTAAAACTAGTTGCAATTCCTAATGGTAAGGAAAAAGTGCCAATAGCATTTTCTATCATTTTATCAGCTTTTTCAAAAGAGATACCGCCATCATTGTTTTGTAAAATTTCTAACTCTTCAGTAGTCAAATCTGCAAAATTGCCAACTATATCTAATCTTTCTTTTCGTGTCTTTTCAAAAAATTTTGAAATTGATGAATCACTCATTTTTTTATCCTCAATAATTTATCATCCATACTATCTGGAAAACCTTTACCATCAGTATTTGAAGTAATTACATAAAGACTACCATCATGGCTTTGCACTACATCACGTATACGTCCAACCCCACTTAGTATGGTTTTTTGGGATGAAAGACCTTCAGAAAAATCTAGCTGATATAGGTTGGTTGCTCTCAGGGAAGCCATGACAAAATCAGCCTCTAGAGATATCTTATCGCCTGAATAATACAATATACCACCAGGCTCAATGCTTGGATCATAACACATTATTGCATTTTCATATTTACCATTATCTGAACACTGTTGCTCAGGCCAACCATAATTTTTTCCTGGTTTAATGAGATTAATTTCGTCGTTCTTTTCGGGTCCAAGTTCCGACAAATACATTTGACCCTTATCATCCCATGTCATTCCCTGTGGATTCCTATGACCTAAAGAATAAACAGGAGAATTTGAAAATGGATTGTCATCTGGGATTGTACCATCATCATTTAGTCGTAAAATTTTTCCCGATAAAGAATCAAGATTTTGTGGCAGATGCGAAGACTCAGAAACGGTTCCAGTACCTACATACAATTTTTTGTCAGGACCAAATTTTAAAAAACCTCCATTTGTAAATACAGAGCCAGGTATTTTATCAAAGATAGTTTTTGCGTCAACTAGTTTATTTTTGGATTCAGTGATTTGGAGTATTTTGTTCCACAGTTCTCCATTTTCTTCATATGTTAAAAAAACATAGATTAGATGATTGTTTAAAAAATCAGGATGAAGTGCAAGCCCTAGCAATCCACCATCAAATACTTTTGCTGGACGTAATGCAGCAAGCGGTTCATCAAGCAGTGTATTATTTTGGATAACTCTAATTAATCCATCTTTTTCTGTTACAAAAATTCTGTCACCAGATATTGCAATTGAACGTGGTTCATCAAGATTTTCTGCCAAAATATCTACAGAATTATTTTCAGGAATTGGTGAAAGTGGTTCTGGAATTGGTGGTGAATTAGAAGAGAATGTCAAATAAAATATTGAAAACGATAATGCAGCTATAATTCCTGCAATTCTTAGTTTTTTGTCCACAAAAAATCATTCAATTGAAATCCTATTAATTACTTTCAAGAATTTGATAAAGCGTATATACGGCTCGTGCTCATTCATGTTCAGCGGGGTGGGGAAGCCAGACTCTTTAGGGCTAGGTCATCCCGGCGGGCTCATAACCCGCAGTTCAGTAGTTCAAATCTACTCCCCGCTACTTAGTTGTCATATACACAAAACCATGAAGATGATTCATCAAATCTTGATTCCTTGTTAATTCTACCAATTCTTTGTAATGGTCTACTAAGATGTCTATGTGCAGAAACTATTGGAATGTACAGTTGTTTTTTGATTTTTCTTGGAATTTCTATAGTTATTTTATTTTCAGATTTTTTACCACATTTTATACATTGAAAACCTTGATTTTTTCCTTTTGATTTCATCTTTTTATTACATTTTTTACAAATTGGATTAGATTTTATCATATTTTTTCTAAGTTGAATTATATCAATGAATTCAAGATTTAGAATCCTTGGATAATTTTTTGATGCCTTTCTAATACCACCACCAACACAAACTTTGTCTCCTTTGATCAAACTTGATGCAACATATGTTATTCCAGTAGGTTTGTACACAGCACAACGTAATTCGTATCCATCTGAATTAATAGAGAAAAAAACATGACCACCTTTTACAATTTTTGGTTCATCAGATACAATACCAGTAATTTTTCCAGAAGCATATGGTTTAATGTTTTTTGGATTTAGTTCATTTTTTAAATGATCCCCAGTTCCTTGATTTGATTTGAATATCATATGACCAGATAGTTTTTCACTTGTTTTCAAAATTTTAGTTGCACGTAATAATGAATCTATATTTTCACCACGTACTCCATAAAAAACAGGATCAGGACCATGAGGAGTAATTAAAACTCGCTCTTTTCTATTATCAAAGCTGTTAAATGTAAACGGTAATGTTTTTTCCTGCATTGTTTTAACACTTTTTGCAGAAAGACTTCTTTCTTTTCCAAATTTAGAATTTTTTCTATAGCTTAATAGCTCCAACGTGTGATCTTTAAAATCATATCCAATTGCTCCAATAGCACCTACAAGACCTTGACCATTTCCTTGATAAAAAAATTCCACATTATTTTTTCTGGCAAATTTTTTTGCATAATTTCTGTTTATCAATTGCCATAAAGCTAATTTACTAAATTTAGAAAACTGTTCTGGAACTTCTTTGTTCTCATAAAAAACCAACCCAGGATTTGCACCGTTTTTTATATCAGAGTATTTTTCTACGAGTTTTTTAATCTGATTTTTAATTTTTGAAGGATTTTTTGTTCTTATTTTCATAGAAACTGCACCATTTCCTCTTGTTTTCCACGGAATGTTTGGATTAAATCTAATTAATTTTGGAAAATCTAGAAATTCAATATCTTGTTTTTTTAGCAAATCAACAATTTTGTAGGCAAGAAAAGTTGTGCACATTCCTTTTGGAGAATCTGTATCATCAAAACCAATATTGAGTACTTGGGTATCAGTCATAAACAAATAATAGAATTTCAGACATTTTTAGTTGTTGGAAGGTACAATTGGTTTAAATTAATAACGCCATATTTTTAGCTGGAATTGATTGTAATAGATGAAGAGCGTATCTTCAAAGAAATTGAAACAAAGAAACCTGCCTCAGTGTCTCTAAATGGTCCAGATGGAATTCTTCCTCAAGTACAAGAAACTGCCATGAGTATTACAAGACGGTTTGGGATTCCTGCATATGTGTTAGCTGATACAACTTGGGGAACATGTGATCTAAATTCAAATGGTTCCAAAGTATTAGGAGCTGAAATTCAATTTAACATTGGACATACAATAAACACTGAATCAATTGAGAAAAATCTTATTCTAATTAATGCATTTGATGATGTTGAGTTTGATAGTGTTGCCAAAAAATGTGTTGATATTCTTAAGGGAAAGCAAATATCATTGGTAACTGATAGTCAGCACTTACATCAAATGGATAGAGTAAATGAAATTTTGACTAATGGTGGAGTTCAAGTGAAAATTGGAAAAGGAAAAGGACAGTTAAATGATGGACAAGTATTTGGATGTGAATTTTATCCAGCTACAGAACTAAAAGACAAAGTTGATGCATATGTATTCTTAGGACAAAGCAATTTTCATGCAGCTGGAATTGCTCTATCAACTAACAAGCCAACTTATGTTTTAGATCCATACTTTAACGAAGTACGAGAAGTAACCGAATTTGCTCAAAAATTAAAAAAGAAAGCTACGCTTGCAATATACAAAGCTGCTGATGCTCAGTCCTTTGGAATAATCATAGGTCTCAAAGAAGGACAGTTATCCAAAGTATTTGCTTTAAAATTTAAAAAAGAATTAGAAAAAGAAGGAAAAACTGTTCAATTATTTGCATTAACAGACATCACAAATGAGAGATTAAAAAATCTAAAAGGAATTGATGCGTTTATTCAAGTAGCATGTCCTAGAATTTCTACAGATAATCAATTTGACAAGCCTGTTCTTTCAACACCACAGGCAAATGCACTTTTAAAAATATTAAGACATGAAAATATCGATGAGTATCTAGAGATTCCTCATTGGCTTTAAAATTAGGATATCAATTTTAGAAATTTTTGATTTCCCATTAAATTTTCAAAAGATTTAGTTTTTTTTGCTTTGATTTTATATTGGATACCTTGTGAAATTGCTTTTTCAAGAGTATCAAGTGAATCGTCTAACCGTGAAAGCATTGTAAGATTACAAGATTTGTCAAATAAAACATCGCCATTATTAGGATAATCCTCTAAAATGATATCACAACATTGAATTGATTCCTCAAAACTATTTAATGAAAATAAAATTCTTTCTTTGTGATATAGAACAATGTTGTATTTAGGATTATTTTTCAAAATAGTATTGCAATAAATTAATGCATCAGTAAATACGCCTTTTTTTCTTAAGGAAGATATTTTGTTTACTAAAACAGATAGATCATTCGGATCTAATTTTAATGCAATATCATAACATTGAATTGCACCGTCATAATTTTTTAATTTATTTAGTGCGTATCCCTTATTGTTAAGCGATGCAATATGATTTGAATCCTCACTTAAAATTTTATCATAATAAACAATTGCTTCTTGTAATTTTCCTTTTAAAAATAATCTGTTGGCTTCATCAAGAAGCGAATCAATTTTTGGATTACCAGTCATAATTGACTCTAAATTATGGTTTCATTAAGATTTTACCAAAGAGGCCTTTGCCAGTTAACATTTTAGTATGTGCTTCTGCAGCTTGCTCAAATGTATAAACAGAGTCAATAATTGACTTTATTTTTCCCTGTGACATCCAATATAGAGCCTGTTCTAATTCAGATCTAGTTCCCTGAGTTGAGCCCAAAATATTAATTCCTTTGAAAAAAATATGTCGTAAATCGGTTTTAGCATCATATCCAGTTGTTGCTCCGGTTGTAACAATTGTTGCACCATACTTTAACAAAGTTAATTCTTTATTCCAATGTGAACCACCAATATGCTCAAAAATTACATCTAGTCCTTGAACATCACCAAATGGTTTGATAATCTTTTTAGCGATCTCGCGAACTTCTTTATGCCAATCTTCTTTTCTATGATCGACTGCATAATCAGCACCTAGTTCTAATAATTGATTTAATTTGTCAGGACTAGCAGTTGCAATTACAGTACAACCAAATAATTTAGCTATCTGAATTCCATAATTTCCAACACCTGAACTGCCACCCATAACCAACACCAATTGTCCAGGTTGAATCTTTGCTCTACCAACTAACATATGCCACGATGTAAGTAAAGTCATAGAAGCTGCAGCTGCGGATTCATACGTTACATTATCAGGTATTTTTACAACATTTACTTCTGGCAAATGTGTAACTTCACAGTATCCACCCCAAAGTGGACCAGTTTCAAATCCCCAAATTTTTCTCTTTTTGCAATCATATTCTCTTCCACTTGTACATAATTTACAAACTCTACATGACATATTTCCATGAGATACGACTCTATCACCAATTTTGATATTTTTTACATCTTCACCTATTGCAATTACTTCTCCTGCAGCATCAGTACCAGAAATGTGAGGCAATGGTACAGCTAAAGGTTTTCCTCTCATCCCCCAAATATCATCATAATTCAAAGAGGCACATTTTACTTTGAAAACAACTTCGTTTGGTTTTGGAATAGGTTCAGGAATATCTTTAATTTTTAAAATTTTTGAAAAATCATCATCTGTAGTATAATTATCATATACTAGGGCTTTCATGATTATTGCAAACTTTTTCCGGTTATATGATTTGTCAAATTAGGCTCAAACCACAAACAATTATAATCATAACTCCAAAAAATACAACATGTCTGAAATTGCTGCACTTCCAGGAGACAAAATAGCATCTATTGAAGAATATGAAACAGGTTACAATACTTTTGATGACGGGGATATGGTACGTGCATCAACTGTAGGTAAGACAGAACTGGACAAAGAAGCTAGAGTTGCAAACATAAAACATCCAAAAATAATATCAATTCCTAAAGTGGGAGACATCATAATAGGAACAGTAGCTGCAGTAATGTCTTCTATGATCGCAGTATCAATTGATTACATTAATGGTAAACCAACGACTTCTAAAGTTGAATGTATTTGCTCAACTAGAAATCTTAGAAAAAAGAATGTTGCTTTGGTAAACGATATTGTTACACTAAAAATTTTGAATCATCTAAATGGTACAATTCATGCTTCAATTGAGGAACCACATTTAGGGGTATTATTTACAAAATGTAGAAAATGTGGTAAAAAAGTAGTCCAGATGCGCGATGCCATAAAATGTACAGAATGTTCTTGGATTGATGAAAGAAAACTTTCAACAAATTATGGTAATAGTGATTTCGTAAAGCTGAGAGAGTAAGAAATGACAAGTGTTTCGTTCCAAGGTGAACGAGGGGCATATAGTGAAGCAGCAGCTAAGGCATTTTTCAACACAGAGATTAATGTAGTACCCCTTCCAACCTTTGCAAAAGTTTTAGAAAATACAATACAAGACAAAACAGAGTATTCTATTTTACCAGTAGAAAATTCATTGGAAGGAAGTATTGGAGAAAGTTATGATTTACTGTATTCAACATCACTTAATGCCATTGGCGAAATCTATCATAGAATTGAACACTGCTTGATAGGAAGTGGTTCATTAGAAGAGATAGATACTGTTTACTCTCATCCACAAGCATTGGGACAGTGCAGGAATTTTATCGAAAAGCACAACATGAAGACAGTACCTTCGTATGATACTGCAGGAAGTGTAAAGATAATCAAAGAATTGAATAAAAAAAACATAGCCTGTATTGCAAGCAAAGATGCATCTAAAATTTACAATATGCCTGTAATATCAGAAAACATTGCAAATAATTTGAATAATTATACCAGATTTCTGATATTATCAAAAAACAATAAGGAAGAAACTGGAAAAGACAAGACATCAATAATTTTTTCAATAAAACATGAACCTGGATCTCTGCATAGAATTATAGAAAAATTTTACAATTATAATGTTAATTTAACAAAAATTGAATCACGGCCTACCAAAGCAAATACATGGGAATATAATTTCTACGTGGATTTTGAAGGACATGCAAAAAATCCAAAGATTACAGAGATGTTAGTAAAAATCAAAGATGAAACATTATTTATGAAAATACTTGGATCTTATCCTTCTGCAAAGTTAAACTAGAATCCTTTGGGCTTTCTTAAAGTAAAACCCATACTAAATCCAATAATTACCATTCCAGAAGTGATAACAATAATGTGGTATGTAAACAAAATAGGATCTGTTGTTATTTCTAACGTTGCTTCTACTTTTAATTCAGAAGAACCGGTATTTTGAAGATGTATTACAGTTACGCCATCTTCAAGATGGACCCAATCTAAAGTAACTTCTTTAGTATGAGATGTTTTTGGAATCTGAAGGCCTAAACCAGGACTAGCTAATGAAATATCAAATTTTTCACCTATAATTTTCATATGTTGTTTGGCATGATCACTTGCACGAATTTGGTATGAGGTAGTTTCGCCTACTCCAAACGTTTCATTAACCTCAATTGTTTTCAATCCAATATCAGAAATTAAAGAATAAATCCCAATTCCAATAATGGTACTTCCGACAATAATTCCAATGATAGTTCTTTTGGATAGCACAAATGAATGATTTGAAATGCAGTTTAAAAAATTACCGGAATGGAGAATCAATTTTTAGCATGCCACAAAAAGAAAGACATGGACAAATATCTTTCAGACATAACTAAATCATGCAAACTGCAACCCAGTGCAAAACCGTCATAGAGCCATACATGTCATCAATCCTAGTTAGAAGAGAGCCCAAACACGCTCTTCTAACTAGTGAAGTAAAAATTAATCCAGACTTGATGGGATTATCATGTCTAGTTATGGATGAAGAATATGATTATGCTTATCAAAATAAGAGGAGGTGTATTTGAAAAGAATGAAAACAATATTAGGAATATCCTTAATGGCTATCTTGGTAACTGGTTTAATTGCTCCAGCATTACAAGAGGCACATGCTTACCCAGTAAAAGCTGATAATTCTGAAAAATTAAAACCAAAATCGTTCGGTGTAAAAATAAAAGATAAGATACCAACAATGGATTCACAAAACATCAAACATAATATCTTTGATGGAATAAAAAAAGAAGAAGTTAAGGCATATAAGAAAATTTACGCAGAGGCATATGCAAAACAAGCTTTGAAAAAACTCTACAAATTAGGATAATATTTTTTGATCCTTTTTCATATTTATTTTTTTAATTTAGCATTAGATTTAAAAAAAATCAATTACATTAGAGATACGTCATGTGGTTGACTTTCAGCAAATCCAGCTCTAGACATTTTGATAAATTCTGCATTTGCTTGCATTTGTGGAATTGTGTGTGCACCACAGTAACTCAGACCAGAACGAACGCCACCAGTTAATTGTTTTAAAATATCTGTCACTGTTCCTTTGTATGGAACCATTGCTTCAACTCCTTCTGCAACATAATCATTAAGATCTTCATCAAGTGAAATTGAACCTGTTTCTTTTGATTTTCTCCCTAATGAAGCTCCAAGTGAAGCCATTCCGCGATATATCTTGAATCGTTTGCCATTTTTAGTCAATACAGTACCAGGAGATTCATCTGTACCTCCAAGCATACTTCCCACCATTACAGAAGATGCACCTGCAGCTAATGCTTTTGTAGCATCACCCGATGTTCTAGTGCCACCATCAGAAATAATTGGGATGCCATAATCTTTTCCAATCTTTGCACAATCCATTACTGCAGTTAATTGTGGCACTCCAGAACCAGTAATTACCCTAGTAATACAAATTGAGCCAGACCCTACACCGACCTTTACTGCATCTACTCCAGCCTTAATTAGATCCTCAGCACCTTGTGCAGTTGCAATATTTCCAGCAATTAATTCACATTTAGGAAATGCCTTTTTGATGTTACGAATTGTGCTTATTGCATTTTCACTATGACCATGTGCAATATCAACAACTAGTACATCTGCACCTGCCTCTAGTAGAGATTCTGATCTTTCCATAAAATCGCCTTTTACACCTACTGCAGCACCAACAAGAGGCCTTCCTTTCTTATCTTTTGATGCAGAAGGATAATCTTCAATATTTGTAATGTCTTTGCTTGTAATCAAACCTTTAATCGAACCATTTTCATCAATTATTGGTAATTTTTCAATTCTATGTTGATGTAAAATTTTCTTTGCTTCATCCAAGCTTACACCTAGTTTAGCAGTTACAACATCTTTGGTCATAACATCTTTGATAAGATGAGTAGTGTCGGTTTCAAACAAAAGATCCCTATCTGTAACTATTCCAACCAATTTGGAATTTGAGTCAATGACTAAAAGACCAGAAATTTCTTTTTCTTCAGCATAATTTATTGCGTCTTGAATAGTTTTATCGTGATTAATTACATATGGATTTTCAATCATTACGCTTCCTGAACGCTTTACTTTTAGAACTTCATTTGCTTGTTCTTTAATTGTCAAAAACCTATGAATGATTCCTATTCCTCCAGCTCTGGCCATAGCAACTGCCATAGCAGATTCAGTTACCGTATCCATATTTGCACTAACAAATGGAATATTAATTGAAATATTACGTGATAATTTTGTTTTTAAATCCGTTTGAGATCTGCTAGTGATGTCTGAATATTTGGGTACGAGAAGAACATCATCAAAAGTTAATCCTTCTTTGAATTCCAATGAAACCTTGTAAAGATGGTCTAAGATGGATTATAAGCCTTTGTGTCACCTAGACAGTTTTGATGCAATGGTAATGGCATCTTTTGTTTCTGCCACATTATGAGTACGAATAATATTAGCACCATTTAGAACAGAAATGGCTTCTGCTACAAGAGAACCATTTAATCGATCGAATGTGTTTTTCTTACCCAAAAGTTTTCCAATAAATGATTTGTTTGAAACTGAGATCAAAATTGGATACCCCATCTTAATAGATTTTAATTTTTGAATAATTGAGAGATCTCTCTCTATCCAATCAGATCTAATTTTTGTAAAAAAGGATCCACTACCAGATTTTCTAAAAAAACCGATAGCAGGATCTAAAACAATCTTACTTGACGGAATACCAGCAGTTTTTGCAAGTAGAATACTATCTTTTAAAAGATTTTTAGTTGATTGAGGATCTCCAGATACTGTTTTTGAATCAAAGGCACATAAAACAAGTGATGGAGAATAATTTTCGATCACATTAATCATTTGATCATCATACTTTAAACCAGAAATATCATTAATTATTTCAATTCCATATTCTAAAACAGACTTGGCAACATTAGCCCTACATGTATCAACCGATATTGGCAGATTAGATACATTTTGAATAACTTTAATTGCATCTAGAATTCTTTTGGTTTCTAATTTTTCAGATATTAATGTTGAAAGATATGGTGCAGTGGACATTCCTCCAACATCAATAAAATCTGCACCATCAATTTCCATCTGTTTTATTGTATTTGCAATCTGTTGTTTTGTTACTTTAATTGATTTTTTGTAAAATGACTCAGGACTAGTGTTTAAAATTGCCATTATTCGGACCGGATTCTTCCCTCCTATGCCTATATTTCCAAGCTTAGTCACATGATTTATCATAAACCATGTCAATTTGAGTCATATGGTGATTGCCGGGTGGAATGAAAAATATGCAACGATTCGAAAAGAATTCAAATATAGTAAAGAACAAGATAGAGAATCAGCAATAATTTTAGATTCAATTTTAAGGAAAAATATTTCTAATAAAAAAATTAGAGATGAAATATCCGGTAAAACTGTATTTGTAATAGGTGCTGGACCTTCATTGTCATTAGCCATACCAAAATTAAAAAAATTTAAAAAAGTTGTAAAAATTGTAGCCGATAGCGCAGTAAAGCCATTGATAGAGAATGGAATCAAACCACACATTGTTGTAACAGACTTGGATGGAGATGAATATTCTTTGAAAAAAATTGGTAAAACAGATTCAATTTTTGTGGTTCATGCACATGGTGATAACATTAGTAAATTACAACTTGCTGAAAATTTTAAAAATTGTATTGGAACAACACAAACAAGCCCATTTAAAAAAATACAAAATTTTGGTGGC harbors:
- the folP gene encoding dihydropteroate synthase; the protein is MTKLGNIGIGGKNPVRIMAILNTSPESFYKKSIKVTKQQIANTIKQMEIDGADFIDVGGMSTAPYLSTLISEKLETKRILDAIKVIQNVSNLPISVDTCRANVAKSVLEYGIEIINDISGLKYDDQMINVIENYSPSLVLCAFDSKTVSGDPQSTKNLLKDSILLAKTAGIPSSKIVLDPAIGFFRKSGSGSFFTKIRSDWIERDLSIIQKLKSIKMGYPILISVSNKSFIGKLLGKKNTFDRLNGSLVAEAISVLNGANIIRTHNVAETKDAITIASKLSR
- a CDS encoding 6-hydroxymethylpterin diphosphokinase MptE-like protein, encoding MVIAGWNEKYATIRKEFKYSKEQDRESAIILDSILRKNISNKKIRDEISGKTVFVIGAGPSLSLAIPKLKKFKKVVKIVADSAVKPLIENGIKPHIVVTDLDGDEYSLKKIGKTDSIFVVHAHGDNISKLQLAENFKNCIGTTQTSPFKKIQNFGGFTDGDRSVFLANHFEAKKIILFGMDFGNKIGKYSQTKASERQIKLKKLRRARLLLEWLSENSRSQLFTTSSQINGFQKISYDELDIIIT